One Baekduia alba genomic window, CGCTGTGCGAGCTGGTCGAGCAGCTCGAAGGCGTCGTCGTCGGCTGCGCGTTCCTGATCGAGCTCGGCTTCCTCGGCGGCCGCTCGAAGCTGGCGGGCTACGACGTCAGCTCGGTCCTGCGCTACGACGCCGAGTGAGGATGGGCCCGTGCCGGTGACGCGCCGCAGCGCGGTCGTCGCCGCCCCGCCGTCGATCGTCTGGCAGACCGTGGCCGACCCGCACCGGATGCCCGCGTGGTGGCCGCGCGTCGAGCGCGTCGAGGGCGTCAGCGGCAGCAGCTTCACGCAGGTGCTGCGCAGCGACCGCGGCGCGGTGGTGCGGGCCGACTTCCGGATCGGCCAGCGCAACCGGCCGCGCGTGATCGACTGGGCCCAGGAGCTCGAGGGCACGCCGTTCGCCAAGCTCCTCACGCGGTCCGAGACGACCGTGACGCTGGAACCGTCCGGCGAGGACGCCACGCGGGTCGAGGTGCGCCTGGAGCAGCGTCTGCAGGGCATCTCGCGCTTCGGCGGCTTCCTGGTCCGCCGCGCGGCGCGCAAGCAGCTCGACGGCGCGCTGACCGCGCTCGCCGAGCTGCACGCGGCCTAGCCTGGCCCCCTGGGCGAACACCCGCAAGGGAACCTGGCCCTCTGGGCCAGCGTTCCCCTAGCCTGGCGGCGGGTTTCGCCCCCTGGGCGAACACCCGCAAGGGAACCTGGCCCTCTGGGCCAGCGTTCCCCTAGCCCTTCAACTTGCCCTGCAGCACGATCGCCGTCGGCTGCTTGGGCGAGCTGGACGGCTCGCGCGAGATGAGCATCTCGGTGTAGCTCGTAAGGTCGCTCGGCGCGGCGACGATGCCCTGCAGCTTGCCCTTGTCGGTGCCCTTGCTCGTGACGACCGGGAAGAACCCCAGGAACTTCACCTTGGAGCCGTTGCGCAGCCAGAGCACGTAGTGGCCGGAGGCCGGGAGGTCCTGGCCGACGACCGCGATCGCGCGCTTGCCGCTCTGGGCGACGATGTTGGCCACGCCCAGCGGCTTCTTGGCGCCGTTGGGCGGCGTGAGGTTGACCTGCTGCTCGACGCTGGTGGTGGCGTCGCTGGTCGTGCCGGTGCCCGTCGTCGCGGTGGCGGTCGCGGCGGCCTTGTCGGAGCCGTTGTCGTCGTCGCCGCCGATGACGTTGGTGAGCAGCAGGACCGCGCCGACGACGACGATCACCGCGGCGACGATCAGCAGCAGGCCGCCGAGGCGCGAGCTGCGCTCCTGATCGGCGCGCGCGGCGCGGCGCGCGTGCAGCGCGTCGAACGCCTCGTCGACCTCGGCCGGGTCGGACGGGATCTCGGGCAGCGAGTCCTCGCCGGCGACGCCGGCGCCGCGCAGCTCGGTCGCGACGGCGCGCGCCCAGTCGCGCGCGGACTGGCTGGCCTCCAGATAGGAGCGCGTCGCGGCCCGCTCGCTCGCGGACTGCTGGCCGAGCAGGTAGTCGCCGATCTCGTCCTGGCGCTCCTCGTCCAGGCCGTCCAGCCCCGACGGCCCGATCGCGTCGAGCGCGGTCAGCGCGCGGTTCTGGACCGCGGCGTCGGAGATCTTGAGCAGCGTGGCGATCTCCGCGTATGTGCGCCCTTGGCGCAGCACGAGCTGGAGAACGGCCTTCTGGTCGGCGGGGAGGTCGTCGAAGCGCGCCATGCGGCGCAGGAGGCTAACCGAAGGGGCGCCGGTATCGTGCCGCTCCCCTATGGAACTTCAGCTTCCCTACGTCATCGAAGGCGGGTTCGACGGCCTGTACGGGCTCGTCGTGGACACCGTGGACCTCGACGCCGGCGTCGTCGAAGCCCACGTCGACGTCGCCGACCACCACCTCCAGCCGGCCGGCCTCGTGCACGGCGGCGTCTTCGCCTCGATCGCCGAGTCGATCACCTCGATCGGCACTTGGTGGGCGGTCCAGGCCGACGGCAAGTCGGCCCAAGGGCTCAGCAACCAGACGTCGTTCCTGCGCCCGATCCTCGGCGGCACCGTCCACGCGGTGGCCCGCGCGCGGCATCGCGGCCGCACGACGTGGGTGTGGGAGGTCGAGATCTCCGACGACGAGCAGCGGCTGTGCTCGCTCGTCCGGATGACCATCGCCGTCCGGTAGCCGCAACACCGCGGGCGAGCCGTTGGCGGGGATGATGCGACTCCCGGACTGCTCGTGGCCTGCGGTGCGCTGGCGATGGCAAGCTCGTGACGGTCACGACCGGGCCGCCGCCGAGGTTCACGCCGGGCCTCGTCTGGCGCGCGCCCGGCGACCCGGTGGCGCACCGTCTCGCGCTGCCGGTCGTCGACCGCGACTACGAGCTGACCACGCAGTTCGGCGCGCGCCGCGATCGCCGGCGACCCGCGTCGTCGTGAGCGTCGGCGCGGCGCAGGGCGCCCACGAGCTCGTGTTGTCCGACCTCGCGGGCCACGCGCGAACGCTGGTGCGCTTCGGCCCCGACGCCGTCGTGCGTCCGGCGGCGCGGCCGCTGGACGTCGCGTTCGACGGCACGCGCGTGGCGTGGGCGGCGGCCCAGTGCGAGCGGCCTGGCCACCGGGCGCTTCGACCTGCGCAGGACGGCTGCGGCGCAGCCGGTCGCGCTGCGCCTGAGCCCGGCCGGCCGGCGTCTGCTCGCTCGCGGGGCGCTGGCGCTCGCGGTCCGGGTCAACGGCCAGCCGGCGCGGCTCGGGCGCCGGGTGACGCTGCGCCCGGCGCGCTAGCCGGCCGGCGCGGTCGCGGTCGGCCGCTCGCGCAGGCCGGTGCGGCGCACGCGCACGTCGGCGCCGGCGGCCGCGGCGAGGTCGTCGATCGCGCCGCGCAACTCGGTCGCGATCTCCTCGACGTCGGGCAGCGCGTCGAAGTCCGCGAGGAGCCCGAAGCCCAGCCGCCCGTTGTAGGACATGATCGCGATGCCCAGCGCCTGCTTGAGCGCCAGCGGCACCACGGGGTAGAGCGCGAGCAGCCGGCGGCCCAGCAGGTACAGCTCGAGCTGCGGGCCCGGGACGTTGGTCACCACGAGGTTGAAGAACCGCTGGCGGGCCTGCAGCCGCGCGGCCTGGCTCATGATCGTCGGCGGGGCGAAGTCCGCGAGCTGGGTCAGCGTCTCGGCGCCGACGGCCTGGCCGGACTCCTTGAGGTCCTTCATGGCCTCGTGGACCTCGGCGAAGCAGTCGACCGGGTCGCGGACGCCGACGGGCAGCGGCGCCCACATCGTCGCGACGCGGTTGCCCAGCGCGCCGCGCTCGGCGTCGGCGCGCACGGACACCGGCACCATCGCGCGCAGGACGAGATCCTCGGTGTCCTCGCCGCGGCCGCGCATCCAGCGCCCGAGCGCGAGGGCGACCGCGGTCAGCACCACGTCGTTGACGGTCCCGCCGAGCTTCGACTTGATGGCCTTGAAGCGCTGCAGGTCGGCGTCGACCCACGTGTAGCGCCGGTGCGGGCCGATCGCGACGTTCAGCGGCGTGCGTGGGGCGGGGGACAGGCCGACCTTGGCCATCGAGCCGATCCCGGAGACGCCGCCGGCCAGCCGCTCGACGACCTGGCGCGGGGCGCGCGTGAGCGCGCGGAACCCGCGGACGGCCTCGCCGGGGACGGTCGTGCGCTCCAGCAACGCCTCGGCCAGCAGCTCGGTCGACGTCGGCACCGGGTGCGGCAGCCACGCGCTGGCCGGGGGTGCGGGCGGCGCGGGGTCGGCGGCGGTGTCGAAGAGCACCGAGACGATGTCGACGCCGCTCACGCCGTCGACCAGCGCGTGATGCGTCTTGCTCAGCAGCGCGAAGCGGTTGTCGTCGAGGCCCTCGACCAGCCAGATCTCCCACAGCGGCTTCGAGCGGTCCAGGCGCTGGCCGAACACGCGGGCGGCCAGCCGCTTGAGCTCCTCGTCGGATCCCGGTGCCGGCAGCGCCGTGTGGCGGATGTGGTAGCGGGCGTTGAAGTGCGGGTCGTCGACCCAGCGCGGCCGGCCCTGGCCGAGCGGTACGAAGGCGAGCCGCTGGCGGTAGCGCGGGACGAGGTGCAGCCGCGCCTGGATCGCGTCGACGAGGTCGTCGTAGGCGGGCGCGGGGCCGTCGAAGGTCATGACGGCCGCGACGTGCATGTGCGCGCCGCTGTCCTCCAGGTGCAGGAACGAGGCGTCGAGAGCGGTCAGCCGGGTGGGCACGCGGCGATCGTCTCAGCACCGGTGAGGGACCGCAAGGGATGTGAGGCGCCAATCGTTTCCTGAGAGGTTCTTGCAGCCAGGCTGCACACATGTTGTTGCAAACCTTCAACAGCGCGTGTAAGGTCTGCACGGCAAGGGTAGATCGGCTTCGTCGGATCCTCTTCGGACTTGGAGCAACAGCGATGGACCTCAGCGATCCCGTCACCTTCGGCCGCATGTACGACGAGCACCGCCGTGGCGTCCATGCGACGGCCTACCGCGTTCTCAACAGCTCGACGCTGGCGCAGGACGTCGTCCAGGACGTGTTCCTGCGCGTGTGGCGCAACCCCAAGAAGTTCGACGCGCGGCGCGGCGAGCTGGGGTCCTACCTGCGGCTGATGGCCCGCAGCCGCGCCGTCGACCTGTGGCGCGAGGGTCAGGCCTCCGGGCGTGCGGAGGACCGGCTCAAGGCGGTCGTCGGCCACGAGCCGCCGCGGCCCGACGCCCAACCCGATCACCTGGCGCTGGCGTCGGCCGACCGCTCGACCGTGCGCGCCGCGCTCGGCCGCCTGCCCGACCCGCAGCGCGAGGCGCTGGTCCTCGCCTACTGGGGCGGCCTGACCGCCGACCAGATCGCGGTCAAGGCGGGCGTCCCGCTCGGCACCGCCAAGAGCCGCATCCGGCTGGGCCTGGCGAGGCTGCGCGACGACCTCGCCCCCTTGCGCGCCGCGGAGCTCACGCCGGCCGCAGGCGCCGTCGCCGCGTGACGCGGGTAGGGTCGGCCGCGTGCCTGTTCGCGGCCTGCCCTTCGACGACGTCGTCTCCGACCTGCGGGCGCGCGAGCTCGCGTGGCTCGGCGCCGACGTGCCGTGGTTCGATGCGCACACCCACATCGGCCATCACGATCCCGACGGCGCCGAGGCCGATCCGCACGAGCTGATCGAGGCGCTGGACGTCGCGGGGCAGCAGCGCGCGCTGGTGTTCGCGATGCAGGAGCCCGACGGCTACCGGGAGCCCAACGCGTGGGTGCTGCGCAGCGCGGCGGAGTCCGACGGCCGGTTGATGGCCCTGGGGCGGATCGACCCGAACGCGCCGGACGCGCTGGAGGAGGCGCAGCGCTGCCTGGCCGACGGCGCGCGCGGCTTCAAGCTGCATCCGCGCAGCGACGCCTTCGGGCTGCCGCATCCGGTCGTCGAGCAGGTCGTCGCGCTCGCGGGCGAGCACCGGCTGCCCGTGCTCTTCCACGCCGGCCGCGGGATCCCGGACCTCGGCGAGTCGGTGCTGCACATGGCGGCCGACCATCCGGGCGCGCGCCTGATCCTCGCCCACGCGGGCATCAGCGACCTGGGTCTGCTCGGCCCGCGCGTGGCCGAGTTCGAGAACATCATGTTCGACACGTCGTGGTGGCACATCAGCGACATGCTGACTCTGTTCAGCACCGTGCCGCCCGGCCAGATCGTGTACGCGAGCGACATGCCCTACGGCGGTTCGCGCTTCCCGTCGTTCCTCATGCTGCGGTGCGCGCGAGCGGTCGGCGCGACGCCCGAGCAGGCCGCCGCGATCGCCGGCGGGCAGCTCGCCCGCGTGGTCGCCGGCGACGAGTTGATGGACTTGGGTCCCGCGCTCGGCACGGGCAACCTGGGCCGCCGGATCCTCGCCTACGAGCGGGTGATCAGCTACCTGACGGGTGCCGCCCACATGGTCTTCCGGGGCGGCGATCCGACCGAGCCGCTGGCGCTCGCGCGGCTCGGCTGCCAGGCGCCCGAAGATGGAGAGCACCGCGCAGTGCTCCACGAGGCAGAGGGCTTCATCGCCCTCGCGCAGCAGCGCCTCGGCGACGGCCTGAACCCGATCGCGGTCATCCACCCGGCGATCACCGCGATGGTCCTCGTAGGGACCGCGGAAGCGCTTCAGAGCCCATAAAAACGGTCCGTCGCAGGACCGTCGCCTGTGTGAACACCGTCACACAGGCTTCGGCGACCCGGGGTAGCCTGTCGAACGCTTGTTCGAACGCCGAGTCGTCCCTGCGTCAACAGGGGGACGAGCGGGGGACCCAATCTCCGGTCGTGAGTGCGATCCGACCGGATGGGGCGAATCGGGGCCTGCTGGCTCCGTAGCGACACGTCGCCGCGTGCCCGATGCATGCGACGCGCCGTGCCGCGAGCCCGACAGCTAACCCCGTAGGCGCTGATCACGTAGGAGGTGCCTCCCCGTGAGGCTCGACAACCTGCGTGCGCCGCGTATTGCGGGCACGCTGCTCAGCACGACCATGATCGCGGCGGCCGCTGTCCCGGCAGTCGCGAGCTCCGATACGCAGTCCCCGGCCCCGGCCCCGGCCGCGTCCACGACCGCCGCGACGCCCGTGGCCACCAAGGCGTCCGCGTCGCTGTCCGTCGCCTCCGTGCGCCGCACGGTGATCGAGGGCCGCCGCGTCGTCGTCCGCGGTGCCCTGCGCCCGGGCCGGCTCCGGCCGGGCGGTGGCGCTCCAGGTCGGCCGCTCCGGCGGCGGCTGGACGACCGTCGACCACGACCGCACCGACCGCAAGGGCCGCTACGTGCTGGCCTGGCGGGCGACGAAGACCGGCACCAAGCGGGTCCGCGTCCACTTCGGCGGGACGAGGGAGCTGGGCTCGGCCCGGCAGCTCGCCGGCACGACCCGGATCTACCGCCGGGCGTTCGTGTCCTGGTACGGCCCGGGCCTGTACGGCCAGCACCTCGCGTGCGGCGGCACGCTGTCGTCCGGCACGCTCGGGGTGGCCCACAAGTCGCTGCCCTGCGGCACGAAGGTCACGCTGCACTACAAGGGGCACACGGTCCGCGTGCCCGTCGTCGACCGGGGCCCCTACGTGGCCGGCCGCGAGTTCGACCTGACCGCCGCCACCAAGCAGAAGCTCGGCTTCGGCTCGACCGGCACGGTCCTCTCGACGCGCTAGGCCGCGTCACCCGCCATCCTCGCGACGGACGTCGTTCACGCGACGTACCCCTCGCGAGGTGGCGGGCGTCGCCGCGCCCCGACCTCGTCGCCTCCCCGGCGTAGCCTGTGCGAGGTGTCGCGGCGCGTCATAGCCCACCTCGACTGCGACGCGTTCTTCGCGTCCGTGGAGCTGCAGCGGCGACCCGAGTTGCAGGGCCTTCCGGTCATCGTCGCCGGCAGCGGGCCGCGCGCCGTCGTGACCACCGCGTCCTACGAGGCGCGCAAGTTCGGGATCGGCTCGGCGATGAGCGCGGCCGAGGCCAAGCGCCGCTGCCCGCAGGCGATCACGATCCCGCCCGACCACCAGGCCTATTCCGAGAAGTCCAAGGAGGTCTGGAGCGTCGTGCGCGAGGAGATCGAGGTGCTGCAGCAGGCCTCCATCGACGAGGCCTACGCCGACCTGTCGGCGTTCGCGAAGCCGCTGCCGATGCTGCGCACGCTGATCGCGCGCGTCAAGGAGGAGACCGGCATCCAGATCTCGGCCGGCATCGCCCCCAACCGGCTGGTCGCCAAGATCGCCTCCGACCTCGGCAAGCCCGCCGGCTTCGTCGCCATCGGCCGCGAGCAGTGCGCCGCGCACGTCGCCGGCCAGTCGCCGCGGATCGTCCCCGGCATCGGGCCGAAGACCGCGGCGCGCCTGGCCGAGATGGGCTACGCGACGCTCGGCACGCTCCAGGACGCGCCGGTCGAGGAGCTGCAGGAGCGCTTCGGCGAGCGCTACGGCGTCGACCTGCACCGCCGGGCGCACCTGCACGACGAGTCGCCGGTCGAGACCACCCGGGTGCGCAAGTCGCGCTCGGTCGAGACCACGTTCGACGTCGACGTCGCCGACCACGCCGAGCTCGAGGCCACGCTGCGCCAGCAGTCCAACCGGCTCGCCGAGCAGCTGCGCCGGGCGCAGGAGCGCGGGCGCACGATCGGGATCAAGGTCCGCCTCGACGACTGGACCACGATCACCCGCGCGCGGTCGATCGACGCCTACATCGACGACGAGGCGACGATCATCGCGATCGCGCTGGAGCTGTTTCGCGACTACGCGCCGCCGCGGCCCGTGCGCCTGCTCGGCGTCCGGGTCGCGGGCTTCGAGGGCGAGGCGAGCGCGGCGTCGGAGCCGGCACCGCGCGGCGCGCCGCCCGGCCAGCTCGTGCTGCCGCTGGGCGTGTGAGCCAGCGGGTACGGTTGGCCCATGGCGCACCTGACCATCGGCGGCCGCAACCTCTTCCACCGGCGCAGCGGCGCGGGCGAGCCGCTGCTGCTGATCATGGGGATGAGCGGGACGCACCTGTCGTGGGGCGAGCCGTTCATCGCCGACCTCGAGCGCGACTTCGACGTCGTCGCCTACGACCATCGCGGCATCGGCCGCTCCGACCCCGAGAGCGCGGCGTTCTCGATCGTCGACCTGGCCGACGACGCGGTCGGGATCCTGGACGCGCTCGGCTGGACCAGCGCCCACGTCCTCGGGATCTCGATGGGCGGGATGATCGCCCAGGAGCTGGCGCTCAGCCATCCCGAGCGGATCCGGACGCTCACCCTCGGCTGCACCTACTGCGGCGGACCCGGCTCGGCGCTCGCGCCGCAGGCCACGATCGAGAAGCTGTCGGCCGGGATGATCACGTCCCACCCACCCGACCGCGAGCTGGCGATCCGCAACGGCTTCGAGGTCAACGTGTCGGCGGCGTTCGCGGCGCGCGAGGGCACCTACGAGTCCTTCCGCGCGATGGCCAAGGCGCTGCCCGCCCCCGTGCCGGTGATCATGCTCCAGATGCAGGCCATCGCCCAGCACGACACGAGCGCGCGCCTGGCGACGCTCGGCGGCGTGCCGACGCTCGTGATCCACGGCGACGAGGACGCGATGCTGCCCGTGGAGAACGGCCGGCTGATCGCGTCGCTGATCCCGGGCGCGGAGCTGGAGGTCCTCGAAGGCGTCGGCCACATGTTCTGGTGGGAGCAGCCCGAGCGCTCGGCGGCGCTGGTGCGTGCGCACGCGGACGCCGGCCTCCAGGTCGCGCCGCCCGCGCCGAACCACTGACCAGTGACGCGGGAAGGTGCTGGTGGGGACTAGTACAGCGCGCCGGCCAAGCGCCGGCGCGCGTCCCGCGCGAACGGGTGGTCGACGCCGAACGCGTCGAGGATCCCGACGATCACGCGACGCAGGTCGTCCTTCTGGCCGTTGCTGTCGCCGATCGCGTCGATCAGCAGGTCGACCGCCTGCTTGGGGTCGCCGCCGTCGAGCGCGGCGAACGCCGCGACCGCGCCGGGGACCTGCTCGCGCTCCAGCCGGATGCGCGCCGCGAGGCCGTCGGCGGCGAAGTCGCCCGTCGCGTTGGCCAGCGACTCCAGCGCGCCGTCGATGTCGCCGGCCTTGCGCTGGATGATCGCGAGCTTGACGCGCGCGTCGGCGCGGGCGGGGTCGAGCGCGATCGCGCGGCGCAGCGACGCCTCGTCGCCGGCGGCGACCAGGCCGTCGGCCTCGGACGGCACGAGGCCGTCGAAGAACGCGTTGACCTTCGCGGGCGGGATGGCGCCGATGAACTCGTCGACGACCTCGCCGTCCTTGAAGGCCTTGACGGCCGGGATGCTCTGGATCTGGAAGGTCTGCGCGATGCCCTGGTTGGCGTCGGTGTCGAGCTTGGCGAGGACGACCTTGCCCTCGCGCTCCGCGGCGGCCTTCTCGAGGAACGGCCCGAGCGTGCGGCACGGCCCGCACCACTCCGCCCAGAAGTCGACGACCACGGGGGTCTCCTTCGACTTCTCGATGACCTGCTGCTGGAAGTCCTGCTCGGTGACGTCGATCACGGCCATGTCTCCTAGGGTACGACGGGTGACGCTGTTCCAGGAGCGAAGCGGAGGTCCCGCCGGCCCGCCGGTGGTGCTGCTGCACGGGCTGACCGCGACGCATCGCTACGTCGTGATGGGGTCGAAGGCGCTGCAGCGCGCCGGCCACGACGTGCTCGCCTACGACGCGCGCGGGCACGGCGCGTCGGACCCGGCGCCGTCGCCGTCGGCGTACGAGTACGCCGACCTGGCCGCCGACCTGCTGTCCGTGATGGACGCGGCCGGGATCGAGCGCGCCGTGCTCGCGGGCGCGTCGATGGGCGCGCACACCGCGGTGCGGGTGGCGCTCGCGCATCCCGAGCGCGTCGCCGGGCTGGTGATCGTCACGCCCGCCTACGACCCCGAGGACTGGCCGGGGGACCTCGTGCGCTGGGACGCGCTGAGCGACGGGCTGCGCGCCGGCGGCGTCGACGGGTTCGTCGAGGCCTACGGGGAATCGGGCCCACCCACCCCGGAGAAGTGGAAGGCCACGCTGCAGACCGTGCTCCGGCAGCGGCTCGGCGCGCACGAGCACCAGGACGCGGTCGCCGACGCGCTGAAGGTCGTGCCGCGGTCGCGGCCCTTCACGAGCCGCGACGAGCTGCGCGCGATCGCCGCGCCCACGGTCGTCGTCGCCGACCACGACGAGCCCGACCCCGGCCATCCGCTGCGCGTGGGCGAGTTGTACGCCTCGCTCATCCCGGGCGCGCGGCTGGTCGTCGAGGACGAGGGGTCCAGCCCGATCGCCTGGCAGGGCGGGCAGTTGTCGAAGGTCATCGCCGGGGTGGCCGCCGAGGCGTTCGCGACGTCGTGAGGCGGTTGGCGGTCCGGCTGGGCGGGATCGTGGTCGTCGTCGTGCTGGCGACGGCGTGCGCGTGGATCCTGTTCCACCTCTTGCGCCCCGAGTTGTTCCGCGGCCGCGGCGACCTTGGCTCGCTGCCGCACTACCTCAACCGCGCGTTCCTGCACTTCGACTTCGGCCGCTCCGAGCAGGGCAGCCAGCGGCCGGTCGCCGACCTGATCCGCGAGGGCCTGCCGGCCGACGTCGCGCTGCTCAGCGGCGGCCTGGCCTTCGGCCTGCTGCTCGGGATCGGCGGCGCGATCGCGTGCGCCCGGCGGCCGCGCGGCTGGGCGTCGCGCGCCGCGCAGGTCCTCGCGATGGTCGGCCTGTGCGCGCCGGTCTACGTCGTCGGGCTGATGAGCCTGCTGTTCTTCGGCGCCGACATCGGCGTCGTGCCGTTCGACATCGGGATCCCGCTGCGCTACGTCGAGTTCGCCGACTCGCCCAGCGGCTGGCTCGGCGCGCTGATCGTCCCGTGGATCGTCCTCGGCCTGCCGCTGGCCGGGATGTGCCTGCGCGTCATGTTGGGGCAGATGGTCGAGGGCGGCGACGAGGAGTACGTGCGCTCGGCGCGCGCCAAGGGGCTGGGGGAGTGGACGGTCCTCAGCCGCCACGTCGCGCCCGCCGCGCTGGCGCCGACCGCGATGCTCGCGTCCGCCTCGATGCCGCTGCTGCTGACCAACGTCGTGCTCGTCGAGCAGGTCTTCAGCATCCCCGGCGTCTTCCGCGACCTCACGCGCTCGATCGGGACCGCGAACACACCGCTGATCCTCGGGATGACCGCGGTCGGCGCGCTGCTCATCGCGGTGACCACGTTCCTCTTCGACGTGTTGTTGGTGTGGTTGGACCCGCGGGTGCGCGCGGGCGAGGTGGCTCCCGCCTCCCGCTAGGGTGGCGAGATGAACGTCGACTGGGTGATCCCGTGCCGGTACGTCGAGGTCCACGACAACCTCGGCAGCATGATCGGCGCGGGGATCGACACGTTCTGGGTGCCGGAGCTCCCGGCGCCGCTGCAGGTGATGCTGGCGGTCAGGCTGACCGCCACGGCCGAGGAGCTGTCGCCCGGCATCCAGCACGTGCTGCGCACGGTCGTCACCGACAAGCACGGCGAGGTCGTCTTCGAGGCGACCGTCGAGTTCGAGGCCGACTCCGAGGTCACGCAGACCGAGTGGCTCAACTCGATGGTGATGCCGAGCGTCGTCCAGTTCGAGGCCGTCGAGGCCGGGACGTTCCAGCTCGAGCAGTCCGTGGACGGCAACTCCCAGTCGATCCCGCTGCACGTCATCGAGGGTCCGCCGGAGTGACGCCGGCCGCCGGCACGGCGCGATGACGCCGGAGGCCGTCTTCACGCCCGACGGCGACGTGCTCGTCCCGTCGGTCCACGCGCGGGGCCCGTGGGACGCCGACGCGATGCACGGCGGCGCGCCGACCGCGCTGCTGGCGCGGGCGATCGAGGCGCTCGAGACGCCGGTGCCGATGCAGGTGGTCCGCCTCGCGGTGGAGTTCCCGCGCGCCGTGCCGCAGGCGCCCGTGATCGCGACCGCGCGCCTGACGCGGCCCGGCCGCAGGCTCGGGCTGGCCGAGGCGACGCTGACCACCGTGGACGGCACCGAGGTGCTGCGCGCGCGGGCGACGCTGCTGCGCCGCGGCGAGGTCGCCCTGCCCGCGTCGGCGCTGGCGCGCGAGCCGCGCCCGTTCCCCGGCCCGGACGAGGGGCGCGTCGCGCACTGGACCGGCGGCGACGAGACCGCCGGCTTCCACCTCACGGCGATCGAGCTGCGCTTCGCCAGCGGCGACTGGGGCCACGGCCCCGCCGCCGGCTGGTTCCGCTTCGCGCTGCCGCTCGTCGCCGGCGAGGCGCCGACGCCGCTGCAGCGCGCGGTCGCGTTCGCGGACTTCGGCAACGGCCTCAGCCGCGCGCTGGACTTCCGCACGCACCTGTTCGTCAACACCGACCTCACCGTCCACCTCCAGCGCGAGCCGGTGGGCGAGTGGGTCGCGCTCGACGCCCGCACCGACCTCGACGCCGCGGGCGTCGGCCAGGCCACCTCGGTCCTGCGCGACGAGCACGGCCGCCTCGGCGTCGCGGCGCAGTCGCTCTACGTCGACACGCGCTGAGGCGGCCGCGCCGCGCGACGGCACCCTCAGCCGGCCGCGGCGGCCTTGTCGAGCTCCTTCTCGAACTCCTTGGCATCGGCGTCGATCTGCTTCTGCAGGCGCTTGTCCGCCCGCCGCAGCTCGCGATCGAGCGTCTCCTCGAGCTGGTCGCGGCCGACCACCACCAGCGCGGCCTCGCCCGCGTCGAGGGCCTCGCCGAGCTCCTTGACGTCGCCGCGCGACATCC contains:
- a CDS encoding SRPBCC family protein, with protein sequence MPVTRRSAVVAAPPSIVWQTVADPHRMPAWWPRVERVEGVSGSSFTQVLRSDRGAVVRADFRIGQRNRPRVIDWAQELEGTPFAKLLTRSETTVTLEPSGEDATRVEVRLEQRLQGISRFGGFLVRRAARKQLDGALTALAELHAA
- a CDS encoding anti-sigma factor domain-containing protein: MARFDDLPADQKAVLQLVLRQGRTYAEIATLLKISDAAVQNRALTALDAIGPSGLDGLDEERQDEIGDYLLGQQSASERAATRSYLEASQSARDWARAVATELRGAGVAGEDSLPEIPSDPAEVDEAFDALHARRAARADQERSSRLGGLLLIVAAVIVVVGAVLLLTNVIGGDDDNGSDKAAATATATTGTGTTSDATTSVEQQVNLTPPNGAKKPLGVANIVAQSGKRAIAVVGQDLPASGHYVLWLRNGSKVKFLGFFPVVTSKGTDKGKLQGIVAAPSDLTSYTEMLISREPSSSPKQPTAIVLQGKLKG
- a CDS encoding PaaI family thioesterase; the encoded protein is MELQLPYVIEGGFDGLYGLVVDTVDLDAGVVEAHVDVADHHLQPAGLVHGGVFASIAESITSIGTWWAVQADGKSAQGLSNQTSFLRPILGGTVHAVARARHRGRTTWVWEVEISDDEQRLCSLVRMTIAVR
- a CDS encoding WS/DGAT/MGAT family O-acyltransferase; this translates as MPTRLTALDASFLHLEDSGAHMHVAAVMTFDGPAPAYDDLVDAIQARLHLVPRYRQRLAFVPLGQGRPRWVDDPHFNARYHIRHTALPAPGSDEELKRLAARVFGQRLDRSKPLWEIWLVEGLDDNRFALLSKTHHALVDGVSGVDIVSVLFDTAADPAPPAPPASAWLPHPVPTSTELLAEALLERTTVPGEAVRGFRALTRAPRQVVERLAGGVSGIGSMAKVGLSPAPRTPLNVAIGPHRRYTWVDADLQRFKAIKSKLGGTVNDVVLTAVALALGRWMRGRGEDTEDLVLRAMVPVSVRADAERGALGNRVATMWAPLPVGVRDPVDCFAEVHEAMKDLKESGQAVGAETLTQLADFAPPTIMSQAARLQARQRFFNLVVTNVPGPQLELYLLGRRLLALYPVVPLALKQALGIAIMSYNGRLGFGLLADFDALPDVEEIATELRGAIDDLAAAAGADVRVRRTGLRERPTATAPAG
- a CDS encoding RNA polymerase sigma factor encodes the protein MDLSDPVTFGRMYDEHRRGVHATAYRVLNSSTLAQDVVQDVFLRVWRNPKKFDARRGELGSYLRLMARSRAVDLWREGQASGRAEDRLKAVVGHEPPRPDAQPDHLALASADRSTVRAALGRLPDPQREALVLAYWGGLTADQIAVKAGVPLGTAKSRIRLGLARLRDDLAPLRAAELTPAAGAVAA
- a CDS encoding amidohydrolase family protein, whose product is MPVRGLPFDDVVSDLRARELAWLGADVPWFDAHTHIGHHDPDGAEADPHELIEALDVAGQQRALVFAMQEPDGYREPNAWVLRSAAESDGRLMALGRIDPNAPDALEEAQRCLADGARGFKLHPRSDAFGLPHPVVEQVVALAGEHRLPVLFHAGRGIPDLGESVLHMAADHPGARLILAHAGISDLGLLGPRVAEFENIMFDTSWWHISDMLTLFSTVPPGQIVYASDMPYGGSRFPSFLMLRCARAVGATPEQAAAIAGGQLARVVAGDELMDLGPALGTGNLGRRILAYERVISYLTGAAHMVFRGGDPTEPLALARLGCQAPEDGEHRAVLHEAEGFIALAQQRLGDGLNPIAVIHPAITAMVLVGTAEALQSP
- a CDS encoding septal ring lytic transglycosylase RlpA family protein, translating into MPCARAGSGRAVALQVGRSGGGWTTVDHDRTDRKGRYVLAWRATKTGTKRVRVHFGGTRELGSARQLAGTTRIYRRAFVSWYGPGLYGQHLACGGTLSSGTLGVAHKSLPCGTKVTLHYKGHTVRVPVVDRGPYVAGREFDLTAATKQKLGFGSTGTVLSTR
- the dinB gene encoding DNA polymerase IV; translation: MSRRVIAHLDCDAFFASVELQRRPELQGLPVIVAGSGPRAVVTTASYEARKFGIGSAMSAAEAKRRCPQAITIPPDHQAYSEKSKEVWSVVREEIEVLQQASIDEAYADLSAFAKPLPMLRTLIARVKEETGIQISAGIAPNRLVAKIASDLGKPAGFVAIGREQCAAHVAGQSPRIVPGIGPKTAARLAEMGYATLGTLQDAPVEELQERFGERYGVDLHRRAHLHDESPVETTRVRKSRSVETTFDVDVADHAELEATLRQQSNRLAEQLRRAQERGRTIGIKVRLDDWTTITRARSIDAYIDDEATIIAIALELFRDYAPPRPVRLLGVRVAGFEGEASAASEPAPRGAPPGQLVLPLGV
- a CDS encoding alpha/beta fold hydrolase, whose product is MAHLTIGGRNLFHRRSGAGEPLLLIMGMSGTHLSWGEPFIADLERDFDVVAYDHRGIGRSDPESAAFSIVDLADDAVGILDALGWTSAHVLGISMGGMIAQELALSHPERIRTLTLGCTYCGGPGSALAPQATIEKLSAGMITSHPPDRELAIRNGFEVNVSAAFAAREGTYESFRAMAKALPAPVPVIMLQMQAIAQHDTSARLATLGGVPTLVIHGDEDAMLPVENGRLIASLIPGAELEVLEGVGHMFWWEQPERSAALVRAHADAGLQVAPPAPNH